In Deltaproteobacteria bacterium, a single window of DNA contains:
- a CDS encoding isochorismatase family protein, protein MARKGKSALIIIDMLNDFVLKGAPLYVPETQKIIPALKKRISSARRKKEPVVFVNDAHAKKDVEFERFGWPAHGVKGTKGAEVVKDLAPRPGDKVIEKTTYSCFYRTSLDRTLKDLGADTLHLAGCVTNICIFYAAYDAVLRGYDVRVDERIVAGLDRKSHVFALEQMQSVLGVDVIRR, encoded by the coding sequence ATGGCGAGAAAAGGAAAAAGTGCCTTGATAATCATCGATATGCTGAACGATTTCGTTCTTAAGGGGGCGCCTCTGTATGTCCCGGAGACGCAAAAGATCATCCCTGCCCTCAAGAAGAGGATCTCTTCGGCCAGGAGGAAAAAGGAGCCGGTTGTCTTTGTCAACGATGCTCACGCAAAGAAGGACGTGGAGTTTGAACGGTTCGGCTGGCCTGCTCACGGCGTGAAGGGCACCAAGGGCGCGGAAGTCGTCAAGGATCTGGCGCCCCGGCCGGGGGACAAGGTGATCGAGAAAACGACCTATTCCTGCTTCTACAGAACGTCTCTGGACCGGACGCTGAAGGACCTCGGGGCCGACACGCTCCACCTGGCAGGTTGCGTGACGAATATCTGTATCTTCTACGCAGCCTATGATGCTGTCCTGAGAGGGTATGACGTGCGTGTGGATGAGCGTATCGTCGCCGGCCTTGACAGAAAGAGCCACGTGTTTGCCCTCGAGCAGATGCAGAGCGTCCTGGGAGTCGATGTCATTCGCAGGTGA
- a CDS encoding 4Fe-4S dicluster domain-containing protein produces the protein MRCVRFLLPAAASLQECGDTGSDTIQHKARRNSQTVKKQLRRTSQILFLLIFFILLIKTDYSGQNEIPYPVKIFLDFDPLAFLSTLISAHTVPATLLLSLFLVGLTIFLGRVFCSWVCPLGTLTNAVSFYGKPHEERRGEKSRHARYKYLLLFFVLGGALAGIEIAGIFDPVSLIIRSLSLSVIPAIDWLTRAVLEPLYIANIPLLSELADLILSLLEKTILPFRSVFFRQALLVGLLFAGILAASRITTRFWCRYLCPLGALLGLLSRFQVLKLTMNDRCTACNLCAAVCQGGARPHVRDGWSSTECIMCFNCEKECPEEALEWTFSLKGTSRDRIDIRRRRFVQAFGLGIVTVGFQKATPAGHVTPPLLIRPPGSLAEEEFLRRCIRCGECMKVCITGGLQPTLLEAGITGIWSPLLVPKIGYCEFNCTLCGQVCPTGAIKELMLPEKQKTKIGLAFVDTGRCIPFAFGRPCIVCEEFCPTPKKAIYFKKIKSPDGEVVNAPVIDIDLCIGCGICETVCPVNDIPGVRITSAGESRNPDKRLDLKAVGYPAK, from the coding sequence ATGCGGTGCGTGCGATTCCTGCTACCTGCGGCTGCAAGCCTTCAAGAATGCGGGGATACAGGATCCGATACCATACAGCACAAGGCAAGGAGAAACAGCCAGACCGTGAAGAAACAACTGAGAAGAACATCCCAGATCCTGTTCCTGCTGATCTTCTTCATTCTCCTGATAAAAACGGACTACAGCGGGCAGAACGAGATTCCCTATCCCGTGAAGATATTCCTGGACTTCGACCCCCTGGCCTTTTTGTCAACGCTCATATCGGCGCACACCGTTCCTGCCACGCTGCTCCTTTCCCTTTTCCTGGTCGGCCTCACGATATTTCTCGGGAGGGTTTTCTGCAGCTGGGTATGCCCCCTCGGGACGCTGACGAATGCCGTCTCTTTTTACGGCAAGCCCCACGAAGAACGGAGGGGAGAAAAGAGCAGGCATGCAAGATACAAATATCTCCTCCTGTTTTTTGTCCTGGGCGGCGCGCTGGCCGGGATCGAGATAGCGGGAATATTCGACCCTGTTTCGCTCATTATCAGATCCCTCTCCCTCTCCGTCATCCCCGCCATCGACTGGCTCACCCGGGCCGTCCTCGAACCCCTCTACATAGCGAACATCCCGCTCCTTTCAGAACTTGCCGACCTTATCCTCTCACTTCTTGAAAAAACCATCCTCCCCTTCAGGAGCGTCTTCTTCAGGCAGGCCCTCCTCGTGGGGCTTCTTTTCGCCGGAATCCTGGCGGCAAGCCGCATAACCACCAGGTTCTGGTGCCGGTATCTGTGCCCCCTCGGAGCGCTTCTCGGCCTCCTCTCCCGGTTCCAGGTCCTCAAGCTCACCATGAACGACCGCTGCACTGCCTGCAACCTCTGCGCCGCCGTTTGCCAGGGGGGTGCGCGCCCGCACGTGAGGGACGGATGGTCCTCCACGGAGTGCATCATGTGCTTCAACTGCGAGAAGGAGTGCCCGGAAGAGGCGCTGGAGTGGACGTTTTCCCTGAAGGGCACGAGCAGAGACAGAATCGATATTCGCAGGAGAAGGTTCGTCCAGGCTTTCGGGCTGGGGATCGTCACGGTGGGCTTTCAGAAAGCCACGCCTGCGGGGCACGTGACGCCGCCGCTCCTGATCCGTCCTCCCGGCTCCCTCGCCGAGGAGGAGTTTCTCAGAAGGTGCATACGGTGTGGTGAATGCATGAAGGTCTGCATAACGGGAGGCCTGCAGCCTACCCTGCTGGAGGCGGGAATCACGGGAATCTGGAGCCCCCTGCTCGTCCCGAAGATCGGCTACTGCGAATTCAACTGCACGCTGTGCGGGCAGGTGTGCCCCACGGGCGCCATTAAAGAGCTGATGCTTCCGGAAAAGCAGAAAACAAAAATCGGGCTCGCCTTCGTCGACACGGGAAGGTGCATTCCCTTTGCCTTCGGAAGGCCATGCATCGTGTGCGAAGAGTTTTGCCCGACCCCGAAAAAGGCCATTTATTTCAAGAAGATCAAGAGCCCGGACGGTGAAGTCGTGAATGCGCCCGTGATCGACATCGACCTGTGCATCGGGTGCGGCATTTGCGAGACGGTGTGCCCGGTGAACGACATTCCCGGCGTCCGGATAACCTCCGCAGGTGAAAGCCGAAACCCGGACAAGAGGCTCGATCTCAAGGCAGTGGGCTACCCCGCTAAATAG
- the gatB gene encoding Asp-tRNA(Asn)/Glu-tRNA(Gln) amidotransferase subunit GatB has translation MEFEAVIGLEVHAQLKTDSKIFCACSTAFGRQANSNTCPVCTGMPGVLPVLNRKVVDFALKAALATGSTVRRESIFARKNYFYPDLPKGYQISQYELPIAEGGFVEIDTKGGRKRINLTRIHMEEDAGKLLHEAEFEQSHFSLVDFNRTAVPLLEIVSEPEIRSPEEGGAYLRMLRDILVYLDICDGNMEEGSFRCDANVSVRPRGQSAFGTKTELKNMNSFRNVEKALEYEIGRQIGAIEEGGQVIQETRLWDVAAEKTVSMRTKEEAHDYRYFPDPDLVPLEIDEGWIEKIRESIPELPLAKRDRFQREYNIPAYDSEVLCQSRALADFFEAAVAVHGNAKAISNLLMTEVLRELNKDRVDITETKLTPSHIAGIVKATDEGVISGKIGKEIFQIVYQTGDDPVKIIEEKGLRQVSDEAAIEKIAQKVIDAHPGEATTYREGKKGVLGFFVGQVMRETKGKANPALVNEILKRLLEP, from the coding sequence ATGGAGTTTGAGGCGGTTATCGGATTGGAGGTCCACGCGCAGCTCAAGACGGACTCGAAGATATTCTGCGCCTGCTCGACGGCCTTCGGCAGGCAGGCGAACAGCAACACCTGTCCCGTATGCACGGGAATGCCCGGTGTGCTCCCTGTCCTGAACAGGAAAGTCGTGGATTTTGCGCTCAAGGCTGCCCTTGCCACGGGGAGCACCGTCCGGAGGGAGAGTATATTCGCCAGGAAGAACTACTTCTACCCCGACCTCCCCAAGGGGTATCAGATTTCCCAGTACGAGCTTCCCATCGCAGAGGGAGGATTCGTCGAGATCGACACGAAGGGGGGCAGGAAACGGATCAACCTGACGCGCATCCACATGGAGGAGGACGCAGGAAAGCTCCTCCACGAGGCGGAGTTCGAGCAGTCGCACTTTTCCCTGGTTGATTTCAACCGCACAGCCGTGCCCCTTTTGGAGATCGTCTCGGAGCCGGAGATAAGGAGCCCGGAAGAGGGAGGGGCATACCTGCGGATGCTTCGGGACATCCTGGTCTACCTGGACATATGCGACGGGAACATGGAAGAGGGGAGCTTCCGGTGCGACGCCAACGTATCCGTGAGGCCCCGGGGCCAGTCTGCATTCGGAACCAAGACGGAACTGAAGAACATGAATTCCTTCAGGAACGTGGAGAAAGCCCTCGAGTACGAGATAGGGCGGCAGATCGGGGCCATAGAGGAGGGCGGCCAGGTCATTCAGGAGACACGCCTCTGGGACGTGGCCGCGGAAAAAACGGTGAGCATGAGGACGAAGGAGGAGGCCCACGACTACCGGTATTTCCCCGACCCGGACCTGGTTCCCCTTGAAATCGACGAGGGCTGGATAGAAAAGATCAGGGAGTCCATTCCGGAACTCCCCCTCGCAAAGAGAGACCGGTTCCAGAGGGAATATAACATCCCCGCCTACGACAGCGAAGTCCTCTGCCAGTCAAGGGCCCTGGCCGATTTCTTCGAGGCGGCGGTGGCAGTGCACGGGAACGCGAAGGCGATTTCAAACCTTTTGATGACCGAGGTGCTGCGGGAGCTCAACAAGGACAGGGTGGATATCACCGAAACCAAGCTCACGCCGTCCCACATTGCAGGAATCGTGAAGGCAACCGATGAAGGGGTGATAAGCGGGAAGATCGGGAAGGAGATATTTCAGATCGTTTACCAGACCGGGGATGACCCGGTGAAGATAATCGAAGAGAAGGGGCTGAGACAGGTAAGCGATGAGGCCGCGATCGAGAAGATTGCGCAAAAGGTGATCGATGCCCATCCCGGCGAAGCGACGACCTACCGGGAGGGAAAGAAGGGGGTCCTGGGATTTTTCGTTGGCCAGGTGATGCGGGAGACGAAGGGGAAGGCAAATCCCGCCCTGGTGAATGAAATTTTGAAAAGATTGCTCGAACCCTGA
- the queC gene encoding 7-cyano-7-deazaguanine synthase QueC, whose product MIHERGVVLVSGGMDSCILAGFAMREVEELLFLHVRYGQRTAERELKAFHDIADHYGVRERLVADISYLREIGSSCLTDEEIDVPLGDFREDVIPPSYVPFRNAHLLSIAVSWGEARGATAAYIGAIEADSSGYPDCRRTFIEAFNRAADLGTRPETDMVIKAPFIDLMKKDLILMGKSLNAPLHLTWSCYRNEDIACGACDSCYLRLQAFKNAGIQDPIPYSTRQGETARP is encoded by the coding sequence ATGATACACGAACGGGGTGTGGTACTCGTTTCCGGCGGGATGGATAGCTGTATTCTGGCCGGATTTGCAATGAGGGAGGTAGAAGAGCTCCTGTTCCTCCACGTGCGGTACGGTCAGAGAACGGCGGAGAGGGAGCTCAAGGCCTTCCACGATATCGCCGACCATTACGGGGTCAGGGAGCGGCTCGTGGCAGATATCTCCTACCTGAGAGAAATCGGCAGCTCCTGTCTGACCGACGAAGAAATAGACGTCCCCCTCGGGGATTTCCGTGAAGACGTGATCCCCCCGTCCTACGTGCCGTTCAGAAATGCACACCTCCTCTCCATCGCCGTCTCCTGGGGGGAGGCCAGGGGCGCAACGGCGGCATATATCGGGGCCATCGAAGCAGATAGCAGCGGATACCCCGACTGCAGACGCACCTTCATCGAGGCCTTCAACAGGGCCGCCGATCTGGGGACGAGGCCAGAAACCGATATGGTCATCAAAGCCCCTTTTATCGACCTTATGAAGAAGGACCTCATCCTGATGGGGAAGTCCCTGAACGCCCCGCTCCACCTTACCTGGTCGTGCTACCGGAACGAAGACATTGCATGCGGTGCGTGCGATTCCTGCTACCTGCGGCTGCAAGCCTTCAAGAATGCGGGGATACAGGATCCGATACCATACAGCACAAGGCAAGGAGAAACAGCCAGACCGTGA
- the glnE gene encoding bifunctional [glutamate--ammonia ligase]-adenylyl-L-tyrosine phosphorylase/[glutamate--ammonia-ligase] adenylyltransferase, whose translation MSSYALWKELEAVCGEKIASAMLNLSSRVPDQELFLLNFMKIAASFGAEEVAKVVLEEKTSKLILPVLSCSEYLTDILARDSELLDWLFSEGRCRESLDGELLREEIIDATGQLSEEGDVSKLLRKIKGREIVRIGLRDLGGLAEMEETARALSDLAEAALCGATQFALSSLKKRFGIPLIEGEGGEERECQFCVLALGKLGGRELNFSSDIDIMYVYEKDGVFPAGVNGDGRRAGEETTFHQFFIKVAEMVTRLIGEVTGDGIVFRVDLRLRPDGTRGPLANSKRALEVYYESWGQTWERGALIKARPVAGSRELGQRVIKMLTPFVYRKFLDFVTVDEIKELKSRIDLSLKVKQEHMWDVKLGEGGIREIEFFIQSHQLIFGGKNPPLREENSMRALVSLREEGYLSPPEEETLADAYRFLRNLEHRLQMLRGMQTQLLPRDEDLEKVSYLMGFESVPDFEKELARKRKKVRDIFGKLFAEEKPEVESDVAPEVIGLLYGDMSFEDTLATLAEMGFTDPGGASKNLDLLRSGPQSSRMTQRARNYLRKIAPLLLQRVIETPAPDRALSNIDTFIRAIGARTTFYALLSENPGVIEPLVQLFGSSQYLSGYFTNNLDLLDVLLRKGQSAVIKNKTEMRKELGEKLVLAEHFEDELGILRRYRSEEFLRIGIHRLGGNLSLEEFSFQLSALAEVSMGFTLFLARREALKKYGVPSYVDEAGEKQEASFLVVGLGKLGGEELNFHSDLDIIFIYSHMGETDITAEGGAEGRKKITNQEFFARVAQRFISNLSTVTKEGYVYKIDMRLRPSGSQGPLVTSFSAFKNYYEQDARIWERQALIKARVVVDDRDFGKDVGRWIASYVYETPTPPSLKSELSDIRSRMERELGKESGGFHNLKFGRGGLVDVEFLVQYLQLLHGRELPATRTQNTLKALFELSREGIIDEEEFAILDEGYRFLRDVEVSLRLVHDASVERFLVEDRGIVLLGMTSRDAFEKKYKEVTGNIRSVFDKFLTA comes from the coding sequence ATGAGCAGCTACGCTCTCTGGAAAGAACTGGAAGCAGTCTGCGGAGAAAAGATTGCCTCTGCGATGCTCAATCTCTCGTCACGGGTGCCCGATCAGGAACTCTTCCTCCTGAATTTCATGAAAATAGCCGCTTCCTTCGGGGCCGAAGAAGTGGCGAAGGTCGTTCTGGAGGAGAAGACCTCGAAGCTCATCCTGCCCGTTCTTTCCTGCTCCGAGTACCTGACCGACATTCTGGCAAGGGACAGCGAGCTGCTCGACTGGCTTTTTTCCGAAGGCAGGTGCCGGGAGTCCCTCGACGGGGAGCTTTTGCGGGAGGAGATCATCGATGCGACGGGCCAGCTGTCGGAAGAGGGCGACGTATCGAAGCTTTTGAGAAAGATAAAGGGCCGTGAGATCGTGCGGATAGGGCTGAGGGACCTCGGGGGCCTGGCGGAGATGGAGGAGACAGCCCGGGCGCTCAGCGACCTTGCAGAGGCCGCCCTGTGCGGCGCAACGCAGTTTGCCCTCTCGAGCCTGAAGAAGAGGTTCGGGATCCCGCTGATCGAAGGCGAGGGCGGTGAGGAAAGAGAGTGCCAGTTCTGCGTCCTTGCCCTCGGGAAGCTGGGGGGACGGGAGTTGAACTTCAGCTCCGATATCGACATCATGTACGTCTACGAGAAAGACGGTGTCTTTCCGGCGGGGGTGAACGGGGATGGAAGGCGAGCCGGTGAGGAGACAACCTTTCACCAGTTCTTCATCAAAGTGGCGGAGATGGTGACCCGGCTCATCGGCGAGGTAACGGGTGACGGAATCGTCTTCAGGGTTGATTTGCGGTTGCGCCCCGACGGGACGCGGGGGCCTCTGGCCAACTCCAAGAGGGCCCTGGAAGTGTACTACGAATCCTGGGGGCAGACATGGGAGCGGGGGGCGCTGATAAAAGCACGACCCGTTGCCGGCAGCAGGGAGCTCGGCCAGAGGGTGATCAAGATGCTCACCCCATTCGTGTACAGGAAATTTCTCGATTTCGTCACCGTCGATGAGATCAAGGAGCTCAAGAGCAGGATCGACCTCTCCCTGAAGGTCAAGCAGGAGCACATGTGGGACGTGAAGCTCGGCGAAGGGGGTATCCGGGAGATAGAGTTTTTCATTCAGTCGCACCAGCTGATTTTCGGGGGGAAAAATCCACCCCTGAGGGAAGAAAATTCCATGAGGGCCCTTGTCTCCCTCCGGGAGGAGGGATACCTCTCTCCGCCCGAGGAGGAGACCCTTGCCGATGCCTACCGGTTTTTACGAAATCTCGAGCACAGGTTACAGATGCTGCGGGGAATGCAGACCCAGCTCCTGCCCCGGGACGAAGACCTTGAAAAGGTGTCCTACCTCATGGGCTTTGAGTCCGTTCCGGACTTTGAAAAAGAGCTGGCCAGGAAGAGGAAAAAGGTCAGGGATATCTTCGGAAAGCTCTTTGCCGAGGAAAAACCCGAAGTGGAGTCGGATGTTGCGCCCGAGGTAATCGGGTTGCTCTACGGGGACATGTCTTTCGAGGATACCCTGGCGACGCTCGCCGAAATGGGATTTACGGACCCCGGCGGCGCTTCGAAAAACCTCGACCTTCTGCGGTCGGGGCCGCAATCATCCCGGATGACCCAGAGGGCCCGCAACTATCTGAGAAAGATAGCGCCCCTTCTGCTGCAGAGGGTAATCGAAACGCCGGCTCCCGACAGGGCCCTCTCCAACATAGACACGTTTATTCGGGCAATCGGCGCGCGGACGACGTTTTACGCCCTGTTATCGGAAAACCCGGGGGTGATCGAGCCCCTGGTCCAGCTCTTCGGGTCGAGTCAGTACCTTTCCGGTTATTTCACCAATAATCTCGACCTGCTGGATGTCCTTCTCAGGAAAGGCCAGTCCGCCGTGATCAAGAACAAGACGGAGATGAGAAAGGAGCTGGGGGAAAAGCTCGTGCTGGCAGAGCATTTCGAGGATGAGCTCGGGATATTGCGCCGGTACAGGAGCGAGGAGTTCTTGCGGATCGGGATACACCGGCTCGGCGGGAATCTCTCCCTCGAGGAGTTTTCCTTTCAGCTGTCGGCCCTGGCCGAAGTGTCGATGGGGTTCACCCTGTTTCTGGCCAGGAGGGAGGCTCTGAAGAAATATGGAGTGCCCTCGTACGTCGATGAGGCCGGCGAGAAACAAGAGGCCTCTTTTCTTGTCGTGGGGCTTGGTAAGCTCGGCGGTGAGGAGCTCAATTTTCACTCCGACCTGGATATCATTTTCATCTACTCCCACATGGGAGAGACGGATATTACCGCGGAAGGGGGGGCAGAGGGAAGGAAGAAGATCACGAACCAGGAATTTTTCGCGCGGGTCGCACAGCGGTTCATATCAAACCTTTCCACGGTAACGAAGGAGGGGTATGTTTACAAGATCGACATGCGGCTCAGACCGTCGGGGAGCCAGGGGCCCCTGGTCACGTCATTCAGTGCTTTCAAGAACTATTATGAGCAGGATGCCCGGATCTGGGAGCGGCAGGCGCTCATAAAGGCGAGGGTGGTGGTGGATGACAGGGATTTCGGGAAGGATGTTGGTCGCTGGATTGCATCCTACGTGTACGAGACGCCCACCCCACCGTCGCTCAAAAGCGAGTTGAGCGATATCCGCTCGAGGATGGAGAGGGAGCTCGGCAAAGAGAGCGGAGGGTTCCACAACCTGAAATTCGGCAGGGGGGGGCTGGTGGATGTGGAATTTCTCGTCCAGTACCTGCAGCTGCTTCACGGGCGTGAATTGCCGGCCACAAGGACGCAAAATACCCTGAAAGCCCTCTTCGAGTTGAGCAGGGAGGGGATCATCGACGAGGAGGAATTTGCCATCCTCGACGAGGGATACCGCTTCCTGAGGGATGTCGAGGTAAGCCTGCGCCTGGTTCACGATGCGTCGGTAGAGCGCTTTCTCGTCGAAGACAGGGGTATCGTCCTCCTGGGCATGACGTCGCGGGATGCTTTCGAGAAAAAGTATAAAGAAGTTACGGGAAATATCCGGAGCGTATTCGACAAGTTTCTCACGGCATAA
- a CDS encoding AsmA family protein translates to MKRIVAAGILALALIAGALLVYLSVTLKPEKYRPLIERTLSEKVGRSVSLGKVDFSLLGGLAFEVADLKIAGDRIHPEEPPLEFSSGKLKMRVIPLILGNLRIKEVVVDSPHLFLRKYRDGHLSIDDVLDKLVGSREEAAVKEEREDETLDLEIETVSVKQGSYTFVAELSGDRVEQVTVSPVNLKISNIGFDRKVKTSLAVTLLEPLAGVVDLSGFCMVTSMARGAGDVSFDLSGNILDLPVDIGGGVVLAGEIPEFEGVLTSEKLDVEKLSAIYTRITGKELPLRSRGKGRVILAAAGTPDDLGFEGEMDLTEAILFYRDTFEKYADSELSLIFQGRYRGDNVIISNAEFRLPQIISSINGWYNAKSGRYELRSGFTIDKLESVSQFFKDLSQLNLSGGVTTSVSVRGGGKEREAISARADLKSVDFELPGEGLNVRSLAGHLEMDRDGFSLNPLSGLLNGQRVSLSGNITMRNGPRGNFTARANFLDIDSILEARAKGEKKEEKEKKEGAGERKTFPDMAKKADIAAKVSVDTLRYKGANLNNVSGTLRLDKGEVTWEGIEVGIFDGKAKTEGSYSPFSNNRAFTMRFSSDRVSVFDFFKSVTSFGGFMDGVAKVKLSLKGQGSSAADIRRTLSGNGEIRIQSGKIEGVDLLSDIGSAAGIGGLVERHTGKAEHKRTVTVFDDVYAPFEIAAGEAVVRDFQFTTDSFRLKGEARLTPDNRLVFSGDAVIPREIVGDVRGIGKFAADDRGNLVLPLRIVGPINGLRVILSPERLLEKKGKDLFEKERKKIEEKLLDAIKEKKLF, encoded by the coding sequence ATGAAGAGGATCGTTGCAGCAGGTATACTTGCCCTCGCCTTAATCGCGGGCGCTCTCCTGGTTTACCTCTCCGTCACCCTCAAGCCCGAGAAGTACCGGCCCCTCATCGAACGCACCCTGAGCGAGAAAGTGGGCAGGAGCGTATCGCTGGGAAAGGTGGACTTTTCTCTCCTGGGAGGACTGGCCTTCGAGGTTGCCGACCTCAAGATTGCCGGGGACAGGATCCACCCCGAGGAGCCCCCCCTGGAGTTCAGCTCGGGAAAGCTCAAGATGAGGGTCATACCGCTTATCCTGGGGAATCTCAGGATAAAGGAAGTGGTCGTTGATTCCCCGCATTTGTTTCTGAGGAAATACCGGGATGGCCACCTCTCAATTGATGACGTGCTCGATAAACTGGTGGGCAGCAGGGAGGAGGCAGCGGTGAAGGAGGAGAGGGAGGACGAAACCCTCGACCTGGAGATTGAAACGGTCAGCGTGAAGCAGGGGAGTTACACCTTCGTCGCGGAGCTGTCGGGGGACAGAGTGGAGCAGGTAACGGTCTCACCGGTCAACCTGAAGATAAGCAATATCGGGTTTGACCGAAAGGTCAAAACGAGCCTGGCCGTTACCCTCCTCGAGCCTCTCGCCGGTGTCGTCGATCTTTCCGGCTTCTGCATGGTAACCTCAATGGCCAGGGGGGCGGGGGATGTCTCCTTTGACCTGTCGGGAAACATTCTCGATCTGCCGGTGGATATCGGGGGAGGCGTGGTTCTGGCCGGGGAGATACCCGAGTTCGAGGGGGTGCTTACGTCGGAAAAACTGGACGTCGAAAAACTTTCCGCCATCTACACCCGCATAACGGGCAAAGAACTGCCATTGCGCTCCCGCGGGAAGGGCCGGGTAATACTCGCCGCTGCGGGAACACCCGATGACTTGGGCTTCGAGGGGGAGATGGACCTGACCGAGGCCATTCTCTTCTACCGGGACACCTTTGAAAAGTACGCCGATTCCGAGCTGAGCCTTATCTTTCAGGGAAGATACCGGGGAGATAACGTCATAATCTCGAACGCCGAGTTCAGGCTGCCCCAGATCATCTCGTCCATAAACGGCTGGTACAATGCGAAAAGCGGCCGCTATGAGCTCAGATCGGGGTTTACCATTGACAAGCTGGAATCGGTCAGCCAGTTTTTCAAGGACCTGTCGCAGCTGAACCTTTCTGGAGGCGTGACGACGTCGGTATCTGTCCGCGGCGGCGGCAAGGAGAGGGAAGCCATTTCCGCCCGGGCCGACCTGAAATCGGTCGACTTCGAGCTCCCGGGTGAGGGCCTGAATGTTCGGAGCCTTGCCGGCCATCTGGAGATGGACAGGGACGGTTTTTCCCTCAATCCGCTTTCGGGCCTGTTGAACGGACAGAGGGTTTCCCTCTCGGGAAATATCACCATGAGAAATGGCCCCCGGGGAAACTTTACCGCCAGGGCGAACTTCCTGGACATCGATTCGATTCTGGAGGCAAGGGCCAAGGGGGAAAAGAAGGAAGAGAAAGAGAAAAAGGAAGGGGCCGGGGAGCGGAAGACCTTCCCCGATATGGCGAAGAAAGCCGACATTGCAGCGAAGGTTTCCGTGGACACGCTCAGGTACAAAGGTGCCAACCTCAACAACGTTTCGGGAACCCTCCGGTTGGACAAGGGAGAGGTGACGTGGGAAGGGATCGAGGTGGGCATCTTTGACGGAAAGGCGAAAACAGAAGGTTCCTACTCCCCGTTTTCAAATAACAGGGCGTTTACGATGCGCTTTTCATCCGACAGGGTATCGGTATTCGATTTTTTCAAGAGCGTGACATCCTTCGGGGGCTTCATGGACGGCGTGGCGAAGGTAAAGCTCTCCCTGAAGGGTCAAGGCTCGTCGGCTGCAGATATCAGGAGGACCCTCTCGGGAAACGGTGAGATCAGGATTCAGAGCGGCAAGATCGAAGGGGTGGACCTTCTGTCAGACATAGGAAGCGCGGCGGGCATCGGGGGCCTCGTGGAGCGGCATACGGGTAAGGCCGAGCACAAACGGACGGTAACGGTGTTCGATGACGTCTACGCTCCCTTCGAAATTGCAGCGGGCGAAGCGGTGGTCAGGGACTTTCAGTTCACAACCGACAGTTTCCGCCTGAAGGGCGAGGCCCGCTTGACGCCTGATAACAGGCTCGTTTTCTCGGGGGACGCGGTGATTCCCCGGGAAATCGTGGGCGATGTGAGGGGCATCGGAAAGTTTGCAGCCGATGACAGGGGAAACCTGGTCTTGCCCCTGCGCATCGTGGGGCCGATCAACGGGCTGCGGGTCATCCTGAGCCCGGAGCGGCTCCTGGAAAAAAAGGGGAAGGATCTTTTTGAGAAGGAGAGGAAAAAGATCGAGGAGAAGCTTCTCGACGCCATAAAGGAGAAAAAACTGTTTTAA
- the mtnA gene encoding S-methyl-5-thioribose-1-phosphate isomerase: protein MNFKHIDWTGNELILLDQRILPIRESYRKLKTCVEVGNAIKTMVVRGAPAIGIVAAFGIVLALKGAINRKRVLKEEFGEAYRILAGTRPTAVNLFFALDRMKAVFERVSDRDPEEILFRLEKEALDILEEDVKANRSIGRNGAKLMKKESTILTHCNAGALATGGYGTALGVVRRAIEMGKKVHVLIDETRPFLQGARLTSWELMKDNIPCTLITDSMAGSIIARGGVDMVIVGADRIAGNGDVANKIGTFPLAVLAKHHRVPFYVAAPISTIDRKIKSGRQIPIEERDASEVTNLMGTRIAPSGVSVYNPSFDVTPAKLVTAIITEKGVVKPPYNAGIKALMK, encoded by the coding sequence ATGAATTTCAAGCACATCGATTGGACCGGCAATGAACTGATACTCCTTGACCAGAGGATACTTCCCATCAGGGAGAGCTATCGGAAGCTGAAAACCTGTGTCGAGGTGGGCAACGCCATAAAGACGATGGTGGTCAGGGGAGCCCCGGCTATCGGCATCGTTGCTGCTTTCGGAATCGTTCTTGCCCTCAAGGGGGCCATCAATCGAAAGAGGGTGCTCAAAGAGGAGTTCGGGGAGGCATACAGGATACTTGCGGGGACGCGGCCGACGGCGGTGAACCTCTTTTTCGCCCTCGACAGGATGAAGGCCGTATTCGAGCGTGTGAGCGATCGCGACCCGGAGGAGATTCTCTTCCGCCTCGAGAAGGAAGCCCTCGACATTCTGGAGGAGGATGTCAAGGCAAACAGGTCGATAGGGCGAAATGGTGCGAAGCTGATGAAGAAGGAGAGCACGATCCTGACCCACTGCAATGCGGGGGCGCTTGCGACGGGGGGCTACGGGACGGCCCTCGGCGTTGTGAGAAGAGCCATCGAGATGGGGAAGAAGGTACACGTCCTGATCGATGAAACCCGGCCCTTTTTGCAGGGGGCGCGGCTGACATCCTGGGAGCTCATGAAGGACAACATCCCCTGCACCCTCATCACGGACAGCATGGCCGGATCCATCATCGCGAGGGGGGGCGTGGATATGGTCATCGTGGGGGCGGACAGGATTGCGGGCAACGGCGACGTGGCCAACAAGATTGGAACCTTCCCGCTGGCAGTTCTGGCGAAGCATCACCGCGTTCCCTTCTATGTGGCCGCGCCGATCTCGACGATAGACAGGAAGATAAAGAGCGGAAGGCAGATCCCCATCGAGGAGAGAGACGCATCGGAGGTGACGAACCTGATGGGAACGAGAATCGCTCCCTCGGGGGTTTCCGTCTATAACCCTTCTTTTGACGTAACGCCGGCGAAGCTCGTTACGGCTATTATCACCGAAAAAGGGGTGGTCAAGCCCCCCTACAACGCGGGAATAAAAGCCCTGATGAAATGA